One segment of Verrucomicrobiota bacterium DNA contains the following:
- a CDS encoding Uma2 family endonuclease — protein MKTLAVEPAEPEVGLRKFTIAEYYRMAEAGILAWKERVELLDGCILKMAPIGDRHENILDTLIGIFGDQRKSRYVIRANGPIRIPDFSEPQPDLTLYRPGVRTHPTPENIHLVIEVSETTLRYDTGKKKQVYERGGIREYWVVDGRQKAVLVHEPKGDRFQVTAHTRGAIAPREFPDVIVNLDNLF, from the coding sequence ATGAAAACGCTCGCCGTCGAACCGGCCGAACCCGAAGTTGGGCTCCGGAAGTTCACGATCGCCGAGTACTACAGGATGGCGGAAGCCGGGATTCTTGCCTGGAAAGAACGGGTTGAACTTCTCGACGGTTGCATCCTGAAAATGGCTCCGATTGGTGACCGGCACGAGAACATCCTGGACACGTTAATCGGAATTTTCGGCGATCAGCGAAAAAGCCGGTACGTTATACGGGCGAACGGTCCGATCAGGATCCCTGATTTCAGCGAACCGCAGCCGGATCTTACCCTTTACCGGCCCGGGGTGCGAACGCATCCAACCCCTGAAAACATCCACCTCGTGATTGAGGTTTCCGAGACGACCCTCCGGTACGATACCGGGAAGAAAAAGCAGGTGTACGAACGCGGCGGGATCCGCGAATACTGGGTGGTTGATGGCAGGCAAAAGGCGGTTCTTGTGCACGAGCCCAAAGGCGACCGTTTCCAGGTAACCGCCCATACGCGGGGCGCCATCGCTCCGCGCGAATTTCCTGACGTCATCGTCAACCTCGATAACCTTTTTTAA
- the gltB gene encoding glutamate synthase large subunit, whose protein sequence is PHVMAMLIPEAWDADVTMPPEKRAFYEYHASLMEPWDGPAAVAFTDGRVIGATLDRNGLRPARYLVTKDGLLVMASETGVLPFAPGEIEYKGRLQPGKMLLVDLEQGRLVPDEEIKHELASRQPYGEWLKENQITIEALPEPARVQGSDHDTVLTRQRCFGYTDEDIRLLISPMAAAGEEAVGSMGTDTPLACLSDKPQLMFNYFKQLFAQVTNPPIDPLREKLVMSLATIMGWRRNLLAETPEHAKLVHSESPVLLPHELTALRQVPGPEHQARTLSILWPVAEGPPGLEKAVNRLCADAEKAMDDSTRLLVLSDEGVDHQQAAIPMLLAVGAVHHHLTRAGKRMRCSLIAETGEARDVHQVACLIGYGASAVCPTLAYETIRELVEKDDKLAVPYEKAVRNYKAALEKGLLKIMSKMGISVIDSYRGAEIFEAIGIGSELIEKCFAGTPSKIEGIGFQEIAQEVLTRHQQAFASAVPAEAKAPSLTDPGYYRFRRQGEMHAITPPVIKNFHSFVKTNKPEDYQAYVEALKAVRPTCLRDLFEIDRTGRTPIPLEEVEPIEEIRRRFTTAGMSLGALSPEAHECLAIAMNQIGGKSNSGEGGEDPERFHRRRNGDWPNSAIKQVAQGRFGVTAAYLATAKEIEIKMAQGAKPGEGGQLPGHKVTELIARLRKSTPGVTLISPPPHHDIYSIEDLAQLIYDLKQVNPRAKVCVKLVAEAGVGTIAAGVAKAHADIILISGHEGGTGASPLSSIKNAGSAWELGVAETHQVLMLNGLRNRVVLRADGGMKTGLDIVYAALLGAEEFNFGTIALIAAGCVYVRQCHLNTCPVGVATQDERLRGKFKGKPEYIVNFFNGVAQEVRRMMADLGVATFNELVGRVEWLRQRTVPGHPKANKLNLGRLLVNVSRGDDSQPRYNTWDRNDPPGGRRLDDSILQDAREAVNDQLPLSLSYRVKNTNRAVGTKLSGEIAYLWGEQGLGEGTIELNLQGSAGQSLGAFLSPGVKVALVGEANDYVGKGMSGGEISIRPVATHPFVAHENSIVGNTCLYGATGGRFFAAGRAGERFAVRNSGAVAVIEGTGDHCCEYMTGGKVVVLGRTGKNFGAGMTGGTAFVLDLDDAFGRNLNRELVVAERLTEDADIVLLKELIYTHLEKTESRRARDILSDWNNFQSNFWKVRPLQPVTKAPALSLAPAQEVATTKN, encoded by the coding sequence TGCCGCACGTAATGGCGATGCTAATTCCGGAAGCCTGGGATGCGGATGTCACGATGCCGCCGGAGAAGCGCGCGTTTTACGAATATCACGCTTCGCTGATGGAGCCCTGGGACGGTCCCGCAGCGGTAGCGTTCACCGACGGTCGAGTGATCGGGGCGACGCTCGATCGCAATGGGCTCCGGCCAGCACGGTATCTGGTCACCAAAGACGGTCTGCTGGTGATGGCGTCGGAAACGGGCGTGCTCCCCTTTGCGCCCGGCGAGATCGAGTACAAAGGCCGATTGCAGCCTGGCAAGATGCTGCTGGTAGATCTAGAGCAAGGCCGCCTGGTACCTGACGAGGAGATCAAGCACGAACTTGCGTCGCGACAGCCTTATGGCGAGTGGCTTAAAGAGAACCAAATCACGATTGAAGCTTTGCCCGAGCCAGCGCGCGTACAAGGTTCCGACCACGACACGGTGCTGACCCGGCAGCGATGCTTCGGCTACACGGACGAAGACATTCGCCTGCTGATCTCGCCCATGGCTGCCGCTGGCGAGGAGGCGGTCGGTTCCATGGGTACCGACACACCGCTTGCCTGTCTCTCTGACAAGCCGCAGTTGATGTTCAACTATTTCAAGCAGCTTTTCGCGCAGGTCACCAATCCGCCGATCGATCCCCTCCGGGAAAAGCTGGTCATGTCGCTGGCGACCATTATGGGCTGGCGCCGCAACCTTCTCGCGGAAACGCCGGAACACGCCAAGCTTGTCCACTCGGAGTCGCCGGTACTGCTTCCGCACGAATTAACCGCGTTACGTCAGGTGCCCGGCCCGGAGCATCAGGCACGCACGCTGTCGATCCTCTGGCCGGTTGCGGAAGGACCGCCAGGCTTGGAAAAGGCTGTCAACCGCCTCTGCGCGGACGCCGAAAAGGCCATGGACGATTCCACGCGGCTGCTGGTGTTGTCGGATGAAGGCGTTGACCACCAACAGGCGGCGATCCCGATGCTGCTTGCCGTCGGGGCGGTGCACCACCACCTAACCCGTGCGGGCAAGCGCATGCGCTGCAGTTTGATCGCCGAGACCGGGGAAGCCCGCGACGTTCATCAGGTCGCCTGCCTCATCGGCTACGGCGCGAGCGCGGTTTGCCCCACCCTAGCCTACGAGACGATCCGCGAGTTGGTCGAAAAAGATGACAAGCTCGCCGTCCCTTACGAAAAAGCGGTTCGCAACTATAAGGCGGCGCTCGAAAAAGGGTTGCTGAAGATCATGTCCAAGATGGGCATCTCGGTCATCGACAGCTACCGGGGCGCCGAGATCTTTGAGGCCATCGGGATCGGTTCCGAACTGATCGAAAAATGTTTTGCCGGCACGCCGTCAAAAATCGAGGGGATCGGTTTTCAGGAAATCGCGCAGGAAGTTTTGACGCGACACCAGCAGGCTTTCGCAAGCGCGGTTCCGGCCGAAGCAAAAGCCCCCAGCCTGACTGACCCCGGCTACTACCGTTTCCGGCGCCAGGGCGAAATGCACGCGATCACCCCGCCGGTGATCAAAAATTTCCACAGCTTCGTCAAGACGAACAAACCGGAGGATTACCAAGCCTACGTCGAAGCCCTCAAGGCCGTGCGCCCGACCTGTCTGCGCGACCTGTTTGAGATTGATCGCACCGGGCGGACGCCGATTCCGCTGGAGGAAGTGGAACCGATTGAGGAAATCCGGCGCCGGTTCACCACGGCCGGCATGTCCCTGGGCGCACTCAGTCCCGAAGCGCACGAGTGCCTGGCCATCGCCATGAACCAGATCGGGGGCAAGTCGAACTCCGGCGAAGGCGGCGAAGACCCCGAGCGTTTTCACCGGCGCCGCAACGGGGACTGGCCTAACAGCGCGATCAAACAAGTGGCGCAAGGCCGTTTCGGGGTGACCGCGGCCTACCTGGCGACCGCCAAAGAGATAGAAATCAAGATGGCCCAGGGCGCCAAGCCGGGCGAAGGCGGCCAATTGCCGGGACATAAAGTCACGGAGTTGATTGCCCGCCTGCGAAAGAGCACCCCCGGCGTGACGCTGATCTCGCCGCCGCCCCACCACGATATCTACAGCATCGAGGATCTCGCCCAGCTGATCTACGATCTCAAACAGGTCAACCCGCGCGCCAAGGTCTGCGTGAAGCTCGTGGCGGAAGCCGGCGTGGGGACGATTGCCGCGGGCGTGGCGAAGGCGCACGCGGACATCATCCTGATCAGCGGCCATGAGGGCGGCACCGGCGCTTCGCCACTCAGCTCGATCAAGAACGCCGGCAGCGCCTGGGAACTCGGCGTGGCCGAAACGCATCAGGTCCTGATGCTGAACGGTCTCCGCAACCGCGTCGTGCTGCGGGCGGACGGCGGCATGAAGACCGGGTTGGACATTGTCTACGCCGCCCTACTCGGCGCCGAGGAGTTTAACTTCGGCACGATCGCCTTGATCGCAGCCGGGTGCGTCTACGTCCGGCAATGCCACCTGAACACCTGCCCGGTCGGCGTGGCGACTCAGGACGAACGGCTCAGGGGCAAGTTCAAGGGTAAACCGGAATACATCGTTAACTTCTTCAACGGCGTGGCGCAGGAGGTGCGCCGGATGATGGCGGACCTCGGCGTGGCGACCTTCAACGAACTGGTCGGCCGGGTTGAATGGCTCCGCCAGCGTACCGTTCCGGGTCACCCCAAAGCCAACAAGCTCAACCTCGGCCGCCTGCTGGTCAATGTCTCCCGCGGCGACGATTCGCAGCCGCGCTACAACACCTGGGACCGGAACGATCCGCCGGGCGGGCGCCGGCTCGACGATTCCATCCTTCAGGACGCGCGCGAGGCGGTCAATGACCAGTTGCCCCTCTCCCTCTCTTATCGGGTAAAAAACACCAATCGCGCCGTCGGCACGAAGCTCTCCGGCGAGATCGCTTACCTTTGGGGAGAGCAAGGCCTCGGCGAAGGCACGATCGAACTGAACCTGCAAGGGAGCGCGGGCCAAAGCCTGGGGGCATTTTTGAGCCCCGGGGTGAAGGTTGCCCTCGTGGGCGAGGCCAACGATTACGTCGGCAAAGGCATGAGCGGCGGCGAAATCAGCATCCGGCCGGTGGCGACCCACCCTTTTGTTGCCCACGAGAACTCGATCGTCGGTAACACATGCCTTTATGGCGCGACCGGAGGCCGGTTTTTCGCCGCAGGACGAGCCGGCGAACGCTTTGCGGTGCGCAACTCCGGCGCGGTTGCCGTGATTGAAGGCACAGGCGACCACTGCTGCGAGTACATGACGGGCGGCAAAGTCGTCGTGCTGGGCCGCACGGGAAAGAACTTCGGCGCGGGCATGACGGGCGGAACGGCGTTCGTGCTGGACTTGGACGACGCCTTCGGCCGCAACCTGAACCGTGAACTCGTGGTCGCCGAACGGCTCACGGAGGATGCAGACATCGTCCTGTTGAAAGAATTGATCTACACGCACCTGGAAAAGACCGAAAGCCGGCGCGCCCGGGACATCCTCTCGGATTGGAACAACTTCCAGTCGAACTTCTGGAAGGTCCGTCCGCTTCAGCCAGTCACCAAGGCGCCGGCTCTGTCGCTCGCGCCCGCTCAAGAAGTAGCAACAACCAAGAATTGA
- a CDS encoding ACT domain-containing protein, producing the protein MEKAIQLALFLENRPGTLAAVCDALAAEDINIFALTISDTVDHSVVRMVVSDPHKALAIFEDHGTLVVESDVILIEHDNKPGSLSRVAKKLASCDVNIEYAYLASGPHCEIGTLVLRVNDINKALGVLSAKESPVGP; encoded by the coding sequence ATGGAGAAAGCCATTCAGCTTGCGTTGTTCCTGGAAAATAGACCCGGAACGTTGGCAGCCGTCTGCGACGCGCTTGCGGCGGAAGACATTAACATCTTTGCGCTAACCATCTCGGACACCGTGGACCACTCGGTGGTTCGAATGGTGGTCAGCGATCCGCACAAGGCATTGGCGATTTTCGAAGACCACGGTACCCTGGTCGTCGAGAGTGATGTTATCCTGATCGAGCACGACAACAAACCGGGGTCACTTTCCCGGGTCGCCAAAAAACTGGCTTCCTGCGACGTGAATATCGAGTACGCCTACCTGGCCAGCGGGCCCCATTGCGAAATCGGTACGCTGGTCCTGCGGGTGAACGACATCAATAAGGCGTTGGGCGTCCTCTCAGCCAAAGAGTCCCCGGTCGGGCCTTGA